The Tenrec ecaudatus isolate mTenEca1 chromosome 6, mTenEca1.hap1, whole genome shotgun sequence genome has a window encoding:
- the RASSF8 gene encoding ras association domain-containing protein 8, protein MELKVWVDGVQRIVCGVTEVTTCQEVVIALAQAIGRTGRYTLIEKWRDTERHLAPHENPIISLNKWGQYASDVQLILRRTGPSLSERPTSDSVARIPERTLYRQSLPPLAKLRPQNDKSIKRREPKRKSLTFTGGAKGLMDIFGKSKETEFKQRVLNNCKTTAEELKKLIRLQTEKLQSIEKQLESSEVEIRFWEQKYNSNLEEEIVRLEQKIKRNDVEIEEEEFWANEFQIEQENEKQLKDQLEEIRQKITECESKLQHYLAQIHTMENGLGAEKLQREVQEAQVNEEEVKGKIGKVRGEIDIQGQQSLRLENGIKAVERSLGQATKRLQDKEQELEQLTKELRQVNLQQFIQQTGTKVTVLPAEPSEVEASHSDIEREAPFQSGSLKRPGSSRQLPSNLRILQNPISSGFNPEGIYV, encoded by the exons ATGGAACTTAAAGTATGGGTGGATGGAGTTCAGAGGATTGTGTGTGGAGTCACTGAAGTTACTACTTGCCAAGAGGTTGTAATAGCCTTAGCTCAAGCCATAG GTCGAACTGGAAGGTACACCCTCATAGAAAAATGGAGAGATACTGAAAGACATTTAGCACCTCATGAAAACCCTATCATATCCTTAAACAAATGGGGACAGTATGCCAGTGACGTGCAGCTCATCTTACGGCGAACAGGGCCCTCTCTCAGTGAGCGACCCACTTCAGACAGTGTGGCTAGAATTCCCGAAAGAACTTTATACAGGCAGAGTTTGCCTCCCTTAGCTAAACTGAGACCTCAGAACGACAAGTCGATCAAAAGGAGAGAGCCGAAAAGGAAGTCCTTAACATTTACAGGAGGTGCCAAAGGATTAATGGACATTTTTGGGAAAAGCAAAGAAACTGAATTCAAGCAAAGGGTGCTGAACAACTGCAAAACAACAGCAGAGGAGTTGAAGAAGCTCATCCGTTTGCAGACAGAGAAGCTTCAATCCATTGAGAAACAGCTGGAATCGAGTGAGGTAGAAATACGATTTTGGGAGCAGAAATACAATTCTAACCTTGAAGAGGAAATTGTCCGCCTAGAGcaaaagatcaaaagaaatgATGTAGAAATTGAGGAGGAGGAGTTCTGGGCAAACGAGTTCCAGATCGAGCAGGAAAATGAAAAGCAGCTGAAGGACCAACTTGAAGAGATCAGGCAGAAGATAACAGAGTGCGAGAGCAAGCTGCAGCACTACTTGGCTCAGATCCACACCATGGAAAATGGCCTCGGAGCGGAAAAGCTGCAGCGGGAGGTCCAGGAGGCACAGGTCAATGAGGAAGAGGTGAAGGGGAAGATTGGGAAAGTCAGAGGGGAGATTGACATTCAAGGCCAGCAGAGTCTGAGGCTGGAAAACGGCATTAAAGCCGTGGAAAGATCTCTTGGGCAAGCCACCAAGCGATTACAG gaCAAAGAACAGGAACTGGAGCAGTTGACTAAAGAGCTGCGGCAAGTCAACCTCCAGCAATTTATCCAGCAGACAGGGACAAAGGTGACCGTTTTGCCAGCCGAGCCCAGTGAAGTAGAGGCCTCCCATTCAGACATAGAGAGAG AGGCACCATTCCAGTCTGGGTCCCTGAAGCGACCTGGTTCGTCTCGGCAGCTCCCCAGTAACCTTCGTATTCTACAGAATCCTATCTCATCTGGTTTTAATCCAGAAGGCATCTATGTCTAA